The Paenibacillus sp. FSL R7-0345 DNA segment CTGTCCCGCAAGGGCTAATCCCGGCAGCTGACTCCAACAGCGCAAAAAAAAAGCACCTGCCCGTACACTGATTCGCGGGAGGTGCTTTTTTTTGCAGTTTGCTGTAAAGAATACCCTTACACAAATTCATCAATTTCATAAATTTTAAAGGTATACACTTGTTTTTCGTCGACATGATAGACGCTGATCGTAGAGGCGGCTTCATCGAAATTTAGAATCCGGCAGGGCATGGATACCTGCTTGCCGGGCCTGTTTGTCCTTAAACGGACCAGCTGGTTATTCTGAATGTATTGCCTGATCTTGGCAAAAGCATCTTCAGAGGCTGGCTTAACCGGGCTTGGTTTCTCGGCCTTTTCAATCACAGCTTTCTCCGCTACGGTTTTCTCAAGCGCCGGCTTCAACGGCAATTTGAATGGAACCGGCTGCGGAGTCTCCTGATTTAAAGCGGCTTTGGCTGAGCGGAGGAGCGCATCAATGCTTCTTCCCAGCTCAAGACCCGAAACGATTTTAAAGTCCGTAACCTTATCGCTGTTGCTGTTCAGCATTTCCAGCAGATATTGCAGAGCAAGCGGGTTGGTACGGGCGTTAATCAGGATGTCGACGTTAAACAAATAATTACCGTCCGTATTTTGCAGTTTCTTGTCCATAAATCCCCCAGCTTTTTCATCAAATCAATTCGTAAGCCAAGTAAAACTATACCACTAAACCTCTAATAAGCATACCCTTGTTTGTCTAAATGAAAGAGCAGAAAATCGTGGATTTTATAGGCCGTTTGGTCCATACGTCCACACCGTGTCCCGGCGCGGTGCATACACATACATCGTAAATGTGATAATAAGGAGGAAATGCAAAGTGGTGACATTGGAGCCTGTTCAAGTAGGCGGTCATACGCTGGTCGGAGTCGAAGTAAAGCTGCCCAAAACAACTCTGCTTACCGTAAGCACAGACCGGGGATATATTATGTGCGGAGCACTCGATGTAGGACTGCTTAATGAAAGGCTGGGTGAGCGGAAGATTATTGCGGCCAGAGCGGTAGGTGTGCGTACGCTTGCTCAACTGCTTGCTGCTCCGCTTGAGTCCGTTACTATAGAAGCTGAGAAGCTGGGGATCGTTCCGGGAATGACCGGGGAAGAAGCCCTGCTGCTGATGATGTAGGCATAACCGTTTACCTTTGATAAAAGCTTTAGAGGGGCCGTTCCGGCCCCTTTTATTCTGCCTTGTCCATAAGCGGATAAGGCTGCGTTACATGGTCATCCTACATAGAGGAAAAAGCCTGTTTCTGACCCCGGCCAGCCAAGTACAGCGGGGCTCCATTTGTTTCGTACCTGACAATCAAGGGTACAATGAATATAGACAACT contains these protein-coding regions:
- a CDS encoding DUF1805 domain-containing protein is translated as MVTLEPVQVGGHTLVGVEVKLPKTTLLTVSTDRGYIMCGALDVGLLNERLGERKIIAARAVGVRTLAQLLAAPLESVTIEAEKLGIVPGMTGEEALLLMM